In a single window of the Gadus macrocephalus chromosome 6, ASM3116895v1 genome:
- the LOC132460082 gene encoding regulator of G-protein signaling 3-like — translation MLQTVYQDENGTIGRLYQTHPSRGLHQQEPRFLQQPPVEWSTGGGGGHSFQTTTLPPPSSSTSLVLSTTPVLSGCYNNYQNCTMVQSHAPCSGYGAYGTLAPKTLIFPVFVQPLDLCSADRTLLVAEEMVLHQGPLQPTKVTVLIYTDLILLTREDEAGRCNVLQSPLYLHNTRLHYVNSEPLRLYLAQCVCEHWECDISLEAFSHDQKTRVSLCLHDNITQQLAVPVETPHSNQRDVSLLSLGQLDLTSRPSSPYATFSDLPLRTSSPPPHPPPPPHPPPPPHPHPPPPHFLPFSPERCGAPPWILASPMESPSKRSSYPPLWREREGRGGGGGEAEGDRVTERLGGRTCKGREATRREREQEREERQAGEGQSVSEASESIWGGDSAPLSCCSSPLPPVSPPPPYDLARSARKTRRAGHSTEDEEEEEEEEEEEEEEDLVQECTSPFRLGAPRSLQRSLSEGSLLQEPRSPYFLSDSTIHRLTRPSTSEPDRGRPPSPHTLRRELTREGGSLQQMFHFLNGVKDRESKYGHQKRKKSLAEDIRSRMAFLRRQNNFNANSLERAFRNGRPPLEEVWRWADSFEALLSNKYGMAVFRHFLRSEFSEENLDFWLAVDKYKKTRTLNKMATRAHSIFNEFISTSASRQVNVDSSVREVTNQNLRQAPGPASFQLAQEQIYSLMESDSYPRFLKSLLYSQLANQRPAHAQTDCQNEKGSTKSFNGIGPTSLASQSEQKTLI, via the exons GACGGCTGTACCAGACCCACCCCAGTAGGGGGCTCCACCAGCAGGAGCCTCGCTTCCTCCAGCAGCCCCCCGTGGAGTGgagcacaggaggaggaggaggacactcCTTCCAAACCACCACCTTGCCCCCTCCGTCCTCCTCCACATCCCTCGTCCTCTCCACGACACCCGTCCTGTCCGGTTGCTACAACAACTACCAGAACTGCACCATGGTCCAGTCCCACGCGCCGTGCTCCGGCTACGGAGCCTATGGCACGCTGGCGCCCAAAACCCTCATCTTCCCCGTCTTCGTCCAG CCTCTGGACCTGTGCAGTGCGGACAGAACGCTGCTGGTGGCGGAGGAGATGGTTCTGCACCAAGGACCGCTGCAGCCCACCAAG GTGACTGTGCTGATCTATACAGACCTGATCTTACTGACCAGAGAGGATGAGGCCGGACGCTGTAACGTCCTCCAGAGTCCTCTGTATCTTCATAACACCCGCCTGCACTATG TGAACTCTGAGCCCCTGCGTCTCTATctggctcagtgtgtgtgtgagcactggGAGTGTGACATCAGCCTGGAGGCTTTCAGCCACGACCAGAAGACCAGAGTCAGCCTCTGTCTCCATGACAACATCACCCAACAGCTGGCTGTCCCCGTGGAGACCCCACACAGCAACCAG AGGGACGTGAGCCTCCTGTCCCTGGGACAGCTCGACCTCACCTCCAGGCCCTCCTCCCCTTACGCCACCTTTTCGGACCTCCCTCTGcgcacctcctcccctcctccccaccctcctccccctccccaccctcctccccctccccaccctcaccctcctcccccccacttcctccccttctctccagaGCGGTGCGGCGCCCCCCCCTGGATCCTGGCCTCCCCCATGGAGTCCCCCTCCAAGCGGAGCAGCTACCCCCCGCTgtggagggagcgggaggggagggggggcggcggaggggaggcggagggagaCAGGGTGACGGAGCGGCTCGGCGGGAGGACCTGCAAGGGGAGGGAGGCgacgaggagggagagggagcaggagagggaggagcggcAGGCCGGGGAGGGCCAGAGCGTCTCGGAGGCCTCCGAGAGCATCTGGGGGGGCGACTCGGCGCCTCTCTCGTGCTGCTCCTCGcctctcccccccgtctctcccccgcCGCCCTACGACTTGGCACGCTCCGCGAGAAAGACCCGGCGGGCGGGCCACAGTActgaggacgaagaggaggaggaggaggaggaggaggaggaggaagaggaggacctgGTTCAGGAGTGTACCTCCCCATTTAGGCTAGGAG CCCCACGTTCCCTACAACGCTCTCTGTCTGAAGGATCCCTTCTCCAGGAACCTCGATCCCcctacttcctgtctgacagCACCATCCACAGGCTCACACGACCTTCGACCTCTGAACCCGACCGGGgccgccctccctccccgcaCACCCTCAGGAGAGAGCTGACCCGGGAGGGGGGGTCCCTCCAACAGATGTTCCACTTTCTCAACGGGGTGAAG GACAGAGAGTCTAAATACGGCCAccaaaagaggaagaagagctT AGCTGAAGACATCAGAAGCCGCATGGCATTTCTACGACGACAAAACAACTTTAATGCCAACAGTCTGGAGAGAGCATTCAGAAACGGCCG ACCCCCCCTGGAAGAGGTGTGGAGGTGGGCGGACAGCTTTGAGGCTCTGCTGTCCAACAAAT ACGGCATGGCAGTGTTTCGACACTTCctgaggtcagagttcagcgAGGAAAACCTGGACTTCTGGTTGGCTGTGGATAAATACAAGAAGACGCGCACGCTGAACAAGATGGCAACCAGAGCCCACAGCATCTTCAACGAGTTCATCTCGACAAGTGCTTCTCGACAG GTCAATGTGGATTCATCTGTCAGGGAGGTGACCAATCAGAACCTGCGTCAGGCTCCTGGCCCCGCCTCCTTCCAGCTGGCACAGGAACAGATATACAGCTTGATGGAAAGTGACAGTTATCCACGATTTCTCAAGTCCCTCCTCTACTCTCAGCTGGCCAACCAGAGGCCAGCACATGCACAAACGGACTGCCAGAATGAGAAAGGATCTACCAAGTCCTTCAACGGGATAGGTCCCACGTCTctggccagccaatcagagcaaaaGACACTGATATGA